The genome window TTGCCTTTAGTGCCAAGCACGCGCACCTTTGCACCCTCGGCTAAATTTCCGTCGTAGCGCCACAAAGTACCTTTAAAATAAACCATACCCTCTCTGATCTCGCCCTCGCCGCTCTCGTTTAAAAAATCATCCTTAACTTCGCTTTCGTGCTGGTTAAATTTGGCCTTTAGCGGCTTTCTGAGCGCAAAAAGCAGGACTAGCGAGACGATAGCGATGAGTAAAATTTGATACTCCCAAGCGATATCGACGAAAAACCCCAAAACTCCGACCGCCAAAAATCCAAGTCCGAAAAATAGCACGAAAAAGCTGCCCAGCATAAACTCGAGCATGATTAGCCCCACGCCCGCAGCCAG of Campylobacter showae contains these proteins:
- a CDS encoding NfeD family protein — translated: MIPAYLMLAAGVGLIMLEFMLGSFFVLFFGLGFLAVGVLGFFVDIAWEYQILLIAIVSLVLLFALRKPLKAKFNQHESEVKDDFLNESGEGEIREGMVYFKGTLWRYDGNLAEGAKVRVLGTKGNKVVLQWD